In the Sinorhizobium arboris LMG 14919 genome, one interval contains:
- a CDS encoding response regulator encodes MNDGASGGADMSRIILEASGETLGAALLVVGRDDTITFASASILQFFPVPAGVLVPGTRLRDFLGAVYDTGVRPGTLPESSRHRPNREDWIAEQMALHWRERYENVERAGRTRWLSLRQRRLSSGIGILAVSDVSEQKKRDEHIQTDLQRIALTEEILNAQPNPICVKDRNLNYVAVNDAFCAVHDLGPDAMLGRSASELVEAELAAHFERSDRHVLETGMPHSEAEHIVRADGSDLWVVTRKYRVGLPGRHFVVTCMNDVTDIAVWYDGSQRGGDTGLQIRDYSIFTPGQNFYDPFRSLDLQQLVGAGVKIDVPPARSLRVLLATADPQMEECVVARLRGCGLDACAVRNIDELDAFALAAESRGLELDLLLLDEALPQKHRVLASWRACTWIEISSGMDATVLIAEIFRVCARGARFPLPRSGWGIALDRDLAPATHAPTVEVLVAEDNQVNQFVFAQILEGLGISHRIAADGREAVDLWQELQPALVLMDVSMPVMNGFEAAIAIREAEKRTGRRTPIVAVTAQALDIDLEHCRISGMDDHIMKPVSPDMIEMLLRKHLPGGETRASGSVRSRPR; translated from the coding sequence ATGAACGACGGGGCGTCGGGCGGCGCAGACATGAGCAGGATCATTCTCGAGGCAAGCGGCGAAACGCTTGGCGCCGCCTTGCTCGTTGTTGGCCGGGACGACACCATCACCTTCGCGAGCGCCTCGATACTGCAATTCTTCCCCGTGCCCGCCGGCGTGCTGGTGCCTGGAACGCGACTGCGGGATTTTTTGGGCGCGGTCTACGACACGGGCGTGCGCCCCGGAACCTTGCCCGAGTCCAGCCGGCACCGGCCGAACCGAGAAGACTGGATCGCCGAGCAGATGGCGCTCCACTGGCGGGAGCGCTACGAGAATGTCGAGCGGGCCGGCCGGACGCGTTGGCTCTCTCTGCGTCAGCGACGGCTGTCGAGCGGCATCGGCATTCTTGCCGTCAGCGATGTCTCCGAACAGAAGAAGCGCGACGAGCACATCCAGACGGATCTCCAGCGGATCGCACTGACGGAAGAGATCCTCAATGCTCAGCCCAATCCCATCTGCGTCAAGGACCGCAATCTCAACTACGTCGCGGTGAACGACGCCTTTTGCGCCGTCCACGATCTCGGGCCGGACGCCATGCTCGGACGCTCCGCCTCGGAACTCGTGGAAGCGGAGCTTGCGGCGCACTTCGAACGATCGGATCGCCACGTCCTGGAGACGGGCATGCCGCATTCGGAGGCGGAACATATCGTTCGCGCCGACGGCAGCGACCTATGGGTCGTGACGCGCAAATATCGCGTCGGCTTGCCCGGCCGCCATTTCGTCGTCACCTGCATGAACGACGTCACCGATATCGCCGTCTGGTACGACGGCTCGCAAAGGGGCGGCGATACCGGCCTGCAGATCCGTGACTACAGCATCTTCACGCCCGGGCAGAATTTCTACGATCCTTTCCGGTCGCTCGATTTGCAGCAACTCGTCGGTGCCGGCGTGAAGATCGACGTGCCGCCGGCGCGCAGCTTGCGCGTGCTTCTGGCGACCGCCGACCCGCAAATGGAGGAGTGTGTCGTGGCGCGGCTGCGGGGCTGCGGGCTCGATGCCTGTGCAGTCCGCAATATCGACGAACTCGACGCCTTTGCGCTCGCCGCCGAAAGCCGCGGATTGGAGCTCGATCTTCTTCTGCTCGACGAAGCTCTTCCGCAGAAGCATCGCGTTCTCGCCTCCTGGCGTGCCTGTACATGGATCGAGATCTCGAGCGGTATGGATGCGACGGTCCTCATTGCCGAGATTTTCCGTGTCTGCGCCCGGGGGGCACGTTTTCCGTTGCCGCGGTCCGGATGGGGGATTGCGCTCGACCGCGATCTGGCGCCCGCGACGCATGCGCCAACGGTGGAAGTCCTCGTCGCGGAGGACAACCAGGTCAACCAGTTCGTCTTCGCACAGATCCTGGAGGGGCTCGGGATCTCCCACCGGATAGCCGCCGATGGAAGAGAAGCCGTGGACCTCTGGCAGGAGCTCCAGCCTGCCCTGGTTCTGATGGACGTGTCCATGCCGGTGATGAACGGCTTCGAAGCCGCCATTGCCATTCGAGAGGCGGAGAAGCGCACCGGCCGTCGCACCCCGATCGTGGCCGTGACCGCGCAGGCGCTCGATATCGACCTTGAGCACTGCAGGATATCGGGGATGGACGACCACATTATGAAGCCGGTCAGTCCGGATATGATCGAGATGCTCCTGCGCAAACACCTGCCGGGGGGTGAGACACGCGCTTCGGGTTCTGTCAGGAGCAGACCGCGATGA
- a CDS encoding putative bifunctional diguanylate cyclase/phosphodiesterase — MTLQELGLDRPNRDKLHGASFVDPLTELGDARHLKQTVCALAAERASDPAPFTIGLANLDGFKPINDLFGPEAGDQILRQVAHRLKACVPEGATVTRTADDEFAIVLPLVFERRGAEKRGQMLKDVLSSPFALGDRNVRLSASFGFAVYPFAGDTFDDLLKSADTALYRSKRRGRGQITVYSQEIAQEMKHATQLEQALRNAIIAGGIDVHFQPIVDLRSDRPVGFEALARWCDADLGYVSPAVFVPFAEERGFIDALSEMLLRKAARAALSWPKELFLSFNLSSVQLMDPATSARLLAIVAQVGLDPRRLELEITETAAMADAGIAQRIVAELRSAGVRVSLDDFGTGQSSLGRLRDFSLDKVKIDRTFVSRISTDRATEHIVKAIVSMCEGLELAVVAEGIEHSSEVLKLKALGCGMGQGYFYGKPADADATLRYLSEHYRDIAAVR; from the coding sequence ATGACATTGCAGGAGCTCGGACTCGATCGGCCGAACCGGGACAAGCTGCATGGCGCTTCGTTCGTCGATCCCTTGACCGAACTCGGCGATGCACGCCACCTCAAGCAAACCGTCTGCGCTCTCGCCGCTGAGCGGGCAAGCGATCCTGCACCCTTCACCATCGGTCTTGCCAACCTGGATGGGTTCAAGCCGATCAACGATCTGTTCGGGCCGGAGGCGGGCGATCAGATCCTGCGGCAGGTGGCGCACCGGCTGAAGGCCTGCGTTCCCGAGGGCGCGACGGTGACGCGGACCGCTGACGACGAATTCGCCATCGTCCTGCCGCTCGTCTTCGAACGAAGGGGTGCGGAGAAGCGCGGCCAGATGCTCAAGGACGTGCTCTCCTCGCCCTTCGCGCTTGGCGACCGGAACGTTCGGCTGTCAGCTTCGTTCGGCTTTGCTGTCTATCCCTTTGCCGGTGACACGTTCGACGACCTGTTGAAGAGCGCCGACACCGCTCTCTACCGCTCCAAACGGCGCGGCCGGGGCCAGATCACCGTCTATTCGCAGGAGATCGCACAGGAGATGAAGCACGCGACGCAGCTTGAGCAGGCACTGCGTAACGCGATTATCGCCGGTGGGATCGATGTCCACTTTCAGCCGATCGTCGACCTGCGCAGCGACCGTCCGGTGGGCTTCGAGGCGCTGGCGCGGTGGTGCGACGCCGACCTGGGCTATGTCTCGCCGGCGGTGTTCGTGCCCTTCGCCGAAGAGCGTGGTTTCATCGACGCGCTTTCGGAGATGCTTCTGCGCAAGGCGGCCCGGGCGGCCCTGTCCTGGCCGAAGGAACTCTTCCTGTCCTTCAACCTGTCCTCGGTTCAATTGATGGATCCGGCGACGAGCGCCCGGCTTTTGGCAATCGTAGCTCAGGTGGGCCTGGACCCCCGGCGCCTCGAACTCGAAATCACCGAGACCGCCGCAATGGCCGACGCCGGTATTGCCCAGAGAATCGTCGCCGAACTGAGGTCGGCTGGCGTACGGGTGTCGCTCGACGATTTCGGAACGGGTCAGTCAAGCCTCGGGCGGCTCAGGGATTTTTCGCTGGACAAGGTGAAGATCGACCGCACCTTCGTTTCGCGGATTTCGACCGACCGGGCCACAGAACATATTGTCAAGGCGATCGTTTCGATGTGCGAGGGACTCGAACTCGCAGTGGTTGCCGAAGGCATCGAGCATTCATCCGAGGTGCTGAAGCTCAAGGCACTCGGCTGCGGCATGGGACAGGGCTATTTCTACGGCAAGCCCGCCGATGCCGATGCCACCTTGCGTTACCTTTCAGAGCACTATCGGGATATCGCGGCGGTGCGCTGA
- a CDS encoding LysR substrate-binding domain-containing protein, with translation MENLRRLLPSAASLIVFEAAGRHQNFTRAASELGMTQAAVSYAIRGLENQLGVPLFHRVHRAVELTEAGERFHADVSVGLARIQKSAEDIRAKGRETNVTLAASTAFASMWMLPRLTRLREDLPEIDLRIQTSVRDLDLDEEPIPLGIRGGDPGHWPRYHAAVLADEVIQAVATPAYVETHGLPATPAELIRHNLIHLEEPVRRACDWTEWFASAGLAYPTQGKRLAINDYVLVIQAVLAGEGIALGWEHLTARQMRSGALVPVGGHVLRTGQAFYVVWPRSRELNNQARRIRDWLLKEGQRDRSESDSASGHEALQRTAAISR, from the coding sequence ATGGAAAACCTGCGCCGTCTCCTCCCTTCGGCCGCAAGCCTCATCGTCTTCGAGGCTGCCGGCCGGCATCAGAACTTCACACGCGCCGCCAGTGAACTCGGAATGACGCAGGCGGCGGTGTCCTACGCCATTCGCGGCCTCGAGAACCAGCTGGGGGTGCCGCTCTTCCACCGGGTGCACCGGGCCGTCGAGTTGACGGAAGCCGGGGAGAGATTTCACGCGGATGTCTCGGTCGGCCTCGCGCGGATTCAGAAGTCGGCCGAAGACATCCGCGCCAAGGGGCGGGAGACCAACGTGACGCTGGCGGCCTCGACCGCGTTCGCCTCCATGTGGATGCTGCCGCGGCTCACCCGGCTGCGCGAAGATCTGCCGGAGATCGACCTGCGCATCCAGACCAGCGTGCGCGATCTCGATCTGGATGAGGAGCCGATCCCGCTCGGCATTCGCGGCGGTGACCCCGGCCATTGGCCGCGCTACCACGCGGCGGTGCTTGCCGATGAAGTCATTCAGGCCGTCGCGACACCGGCCTATGTCGAGACGCACGGACTGCCGGCAACGCCCGCGGAGCTCATCAGGCACAATCTCATCCATCTCGAGGAGCCGGTCAGGCGCGCCTGCGATTGGACCGAATGGTTCGCGAGCGCAGGGCTCGCCTATCCGACGCAGGGCAAGCGGCTCGCGATCAACGATTACGTGCTCGTGATCCAGGCGGTGCTGGCGGGAGAGGGTATCGCGCTTGGCTGGGAGCATCTGACCGCCCGGCAGATGCGCTCCGGCGCGCTGGTACCGGTGGGCGGGCATGTGCTGAGGACGGGTCAGGCCTTCTATGTCGTCTGGCCGCGGTCACGCGAGCTCAACAATCAGGCGCGCCGCATTCGCGACTGGCTTTTGAAGGAAGGGCAGCGCGACCGTTCGGAGAGCGACAGTGCAAGCGGGCATGAGGCGCTTCAGCGCACCGCCGCGATATCCCGATAG
- a CDS encoding trimethylamine methyltransferase family protein, with protein MELAEATGEAPRRTRGARPQRREGSRNLGVPYIVRNIPTYDILGEENLERIERVADRILAEVGIEFRDDPVALEHWRRAGAKIEGLRVTFEPGMLKEIVRSAPSQFTQHARNPIRSVEIGGRNVVFSPAYGSPFVMDLDRGRRYGTIEDFRNLVKLAQSSPWLHHSGGTICEPVDVPVNKRHLDMVYSHIKYSDRAFMGSITSEERAEDSIEMARILFGADFVDSHCVILGNVNVNSPLVWDGTMTKSLRAYARANQAAVIVPFILGGAMGPVTNAGAIAQSYAETLAGCALTQLERKGAPVIFGNFLSSMSLRSGSPTFGTPEPAIGSMVIGQLARRLGLPLRCAGNFSNSKRPDAQAMQEGVMSMLSAVHCGANFVLHSAGFADGLLAMSYEKFMMDLDFCGALHSYLAGVVVDDNTLAMDAFLEVGPGSHFLGCGHTMRNYQTAFWDSALSDNEPFEKWVEQGETDMALRANRSWKKTLAEYVAPPLDAAVDEALNDYVAQRKNSMADAWY; from the coding sequence ATGGAACTGGCGGAGGCAACCGGCGAGGCGCCGAGACGGACACGGGGCGCGCGACCGCAGCGGCGCGAGGGCAGCAGAAATCTCGGCGTCCCCTACATCGTCCGCAATATACCGACCTATGACATCCTCGGCGAGGAGAACCTGGAGCGGATCGAGCGTGTGGCAGACCGCATTCTCGCCGAAGTCGGCATAGAGTTTCGCGACGATCCGGTGGCGCTCGAACACTGGCGACGAGCGGGGGCGAAGATCGAAGGCCTTCGCGTCACCTTCGAACCGGGCATGTTGAAAGAGATCGTCCGCTCGGCGCCGTCGCAATTCACGCAGCACGCCCGCAATCCAATCCGCAGCGTCGAGATCGGCGGCCGAAACGTAGTGTTCTCTCCGGCCTACGGTTCTCCCTTCGTCATGGATCTGGACAGGGGCAGGCGCTACGGCACCATCGAGGACTTCCGCAATCTGGTGAAGCTCGCCCAGTCCAGCCCGTGGCTGCACCACTCCGGCGGCACCATCTGCGAACCGGTCGACGTGCCGGTGAACAAACGCCATCTCGACATGGTCTACAGCCACATAAAATATTCCGATCGCGCTTTCATGGGATCGATTACCTCGGAGGAACGTGCCGAGGATTCGATCGAAATGGCCCGCATTCTCTTCGGTGCCGATTTCGTCGACAGTCACTGCGTCATTCTCGGCAACGTAAACGTCAACTCGCCGCTCGTCTGGGACGGCACCATGACGAAATCGCTGCGTGCCTATGCCCGCGCCAACCAGGCCGCGGTGATCGTGCCGTTCATCCTCGGCGGCGCGATGGGGCCGGTCACCAATGCGGGGGCAATCGCGCAATCCTATGCCGAGACGCTCGCCGGCTGTGCGCTGACGCAGCTCGAACGCAAGGGCGCGCCTGTCATATTCGGCAACTTTCTTTCCTCGATGTCGCTCCGCTCGGGCTCGCCGACCTTCGGCACGCCGGAGCCGGCGATCGGCAGCATGGTCATCGGCCAGCTCGCGCGCCGGCTTGGCCTGCCGCTGCGCTGCGCCGGGAATTTCTCCAATTCGAAGCGGCCGGATGCGCAGGCGATGCAGGAGGGCGTCATGTCGATGCTGTCAGCCGTGCATTGCGGCGCCAATTTCGTGCTGCATTCGGCTGGCTTCGCCGACGGGCTGCTGGCCATGTCCTACGAAAAATTCATGATGGACCTGGATTTCTGCGGTGCGCTGCATTCCTATCTCGCCGGTGTCGTGGTCGACGACAACACGCTTGCCATGGATGCCTTCCTCGAGGTCGGTCCGGGCAGCCACTTCCTGGGCTGCGGGCATACGATGCGCAACTACCAGACGGCTTTCTGGGACAGCGCCCTTTCCGACAACGAACCCTTCGAGAAATGGGTAGAGCAGGGTGAGACCGACATGGCCCTTCGTGCCAACAGGAGCTGGAAGAAGACGCTTGCCGAATACGTGGCGCCACCCTTGGATGCGGCGGTAGACGAAGCGCTGAACGACTATGTCGCGCAACGCAAGAACAGCATGGCCGACGCGTGGTATTAG
- a CDS encoding PRC-barrel domain-containing protein: protein MKERLISSVAAGALLVGVAVAPMSFAQQTTTPPAPAPETQTMEPAPATPPAADEQAQTPDTADTTTDMAAGDASYLTEQADNQISANTYIGQSVYNASDESIGEINDLIIEKEGGIAAAIVGVGGFLGIGEKNVAVPFDKITVADQPDSDDIKLTTMETADSLKAAPEFKTKSQLMAERNANQPVDTSTTSATGTTPAPAPAEPAPQQ from the coding sequence ATGAAAGAGAGACTTATATCTTCCGTTGCCGCTGGCGCGCTTCTCGTGGGCGTTGCCGTTGCCCCGATGAGCTTCGCACAGCAAACCACGACGCCGCCGGCACCGGCACCTGAAACCCAGACCATGGAACCGGCCCCGGCTACACCGCCGGCCGCCGATGAGCAGGCCCAGACGCCGGATACGGCCGACACAACGACCGATATGGCGGCTGGCGACGCCAGCTACCTGACCGAGCAGGCGGACAATCAGATTTCCGCAAACACCTATATCGGACAGTCCGTCTACAACGCCAGCGATGAAAGCATCGGCGAGATCAACGACCTGATCATCGAGAAGGAAGGCGGCATCGCTGCTGCCATAGTCGGCGTCGGTGGCTTCCTCGGTATCGGGGAAAAGAACGTCGCCGTTCCGTTCGACAAGATCACGGTTGCCGATCAGCCGGATTCGGACGACATCAAGCTGACGACCATGGAAACGGCCGACTCGCTGAAGGCGGCACCGGAGTTCAAGACGAAATCGCAGCTGATGGCCGAGCGCAACGCCAATCAGCCGGTCGATACGTCGACCACTTCGGCAACGGGGACCACACCGGCCCCGGCGCCTGCAGAACCTGCTCCGCAGCAGTAA
- a CDS encoding IlvD/Edd family dehydratase, with translation MSDKKKELRSRHWYGGTHKDGFIHRSWMKNQGFPDHVFDGRPIIGICNTWSELTPCNSHLRILAEGVKRGVWEAGGFPVEFPVSSLGETQMRPTAMLFRNLLAMDVEEAIRAYGIDGVVLLGGCDKTTPGQLMGAASVDLPTIVVSSGPMLNGKWKGKDIGSGTDVWKFSEAVRAGEMSLQEFMAAESGMSRSPGVCMTMGTATTMASIVEAMGLSLPTNAALPAVDARRMALSHMTGKRIVEMVHEDLRLSKVLTRENFENGIIANAAVGGSTNAVVHMLAIAGRAGIDLCLEDFDRVGGQVPCIVNCMPSGKYLIEDLAYAGGLPAVMNRIQHLLHADAPTVFGVPISKYWEGAEVYNDDVIRPFDNPLRAAAGIRVLKGNLAPNGAVIKPSAASEHLLAHEGPAYVFETIEDLRTKFDDPDLPVTEDTILVLKGCGPKGYPGMAEVGNMPIPRRLVEKGVRDMVRISDARMSGTAFGTVVLHVSPEANAGGPLAIVRTGDRIRLDAMKGELNLLVSEEELAARLAAWQPPEQKWQRGYYKLYHDTVLQADRGADLDFLVGKSGSEVLRESH, from the coding sequence ATGAGCGACAAGAAAAAAGAATTGAGGAGCCGCCACTGGTACGGCGGCACGCACAAGGACGGCTTCATTCATCGGTCATGGATGAAGAACCAGGGGTTTCCGGATCATGTTTTCGACGGCCGGCCGATCATCGGCATATGTAACACCTGGTCGGAGCTCACGCCCTGCAACAGCCATCTGCGCATTCTCGCCGAAGGTGTGAAGCGCGGCGTCTGGGAAGCGGGGGGCTTTCCGGTCGAGTTTCCCGTGTCGTCGCTCGGGGAGACGCAGATGCGTCCGACCGCCATGCTCTTCCGCAATCTGCTCGCAATGGATGTCGAAGAGGCGATCCGGGCCTATGGCATCGACGGCGTCGTGCTGCTCGGCGGCTGCGACAAGACCACCCCGGGCCAGTTGATGGGGGCCGCCTCGGTGGACCTGCCGACGATCGTCGTTTCCTCCGGCCCGATGCTGAACGGCAAGTGGAAGGGAAAGGATATCGGCTCGGGCACGGATGTCTGGAAGTTTTCGGAAGCCGTACGCGCCGGCGAGATGAGCCTGCAGGAATTCATGGCCGCCGAAAGCGGCATGTCGCGCTCGCCGGGGGTCTGCATGACCATGGGCACGGCCACGACAATGGCGTCGATCGTGGAGGCCATGGGCCTGTCGCTGCCGACCAATGCCGCCCTGCCAGCGGTGGATGCGCGCCGCATGGCGCTCTCGCACATGACCGGCAAGCGCATCGTCGAGATGGTGCATGAGGACCTAAGGCTATCCAAGGTGCTGACCCGAGAGAACTTCGAGAACGGCATCATCGCCAATGCCGCGGTTGGCGGATCGACCAACGCCGTCGTCCACATGCTGGCGATCGCCGGGCGCGCAGGTATCGACCTCTGTCTCGAAGATTTCGACCGCGTCGGCGGTCAGGTGCCCTGCATCGTCAACTGCATGCCATCGGGCAAGTACCTGATCGAAGATCTCGCCTATGCGGGCGGCCTGCCGGCGGTGATGAATCGCATCCAGCACCTGCTCCATGCCGACGCGCCGACGGTTTTCGGCGTTCCGATCAGCAAGTACTGGGAGGGCGCGGAGGTCTATAATGACGACGTCATCCGCCCGTTCGACAACCCGCTGCGCGCGGCCGCCGGCATTCGCGTGCTCAAGGGCAATCTGGCGCCCAACGGCGCGGTCATCAAGCCGTCGGCAGCAAGCGAGCACCTGCTCGCCCACGAGGGCCCGGCCTATGTCTTCGAGACGATCGAAGACCTCCGGACCAAGTTCGACGACCCCGACCTGCCGGTCACCGAAGACACGATTCTCGTCCTCAAGGGTTGCGGGCCGAAGGGCTATCCCGGCATGGCAGAGGTCGGCAACATGCCGATCCCGCGCAGGCTCGTCGAGAAGGGCGTGCGCGACATGGTGCGCATCTCGGATGCGCGCATGTCCGGCACCGCCTTCGGCACCGTCGTTCTCCATGTGAGCCCCGAAGCCAATGCAGGAGGCCCCCTGGCGATCGTCAGGACCGGCGACCGGATTCGCCTCGACGCCATGAAGGGCGAACTGAACCTGCTCGTCAGCGAGGAAGAACTCGCCGCCCGCCTGGCGGCTTGGCAGCCACCCGAACAGAAATGGCAGCGTGGCTATTACAAACTCTATCACGATACCGTGCTGCAGGCCGACAGGGGCGCGGATCTCGATTTCCTCGTCGGCAAGAGCGGCAGCGAGGTTCTTCGCGAAAGTCACTGA
- a CDS encoding SMP-30/gluconolactonase/LRE family protein, which produces MIDLIPFSGRILSDSAAELGEGPTFDPGTGTAWWFNITGRELHELHLESGRRKAIHPLPFLGSVLAVIDPLRQLIASDQGLFLRDTESARLSHFATLEEKPGNRSNDGRVHPCGALWIGTMGRKAEKHAGAIYHVAGSRVTKLFGNITIPNAICFSPDGATAYFTDTDVNHLMRVDLDPETALPTGDPVLLSDESTNPGGVDGAVCDADGLIWNARWGASSVEVYKPDGQKVARYAVPTAQPSCPAFVGARAERLLVTSAWQGMNDAARAADPHAGNTFELGIEVKGRFEPAFRL; this is translated from the coding sequence GTGATCGACCTCATTCCCTTTTCCGGCCGCATCCTCTCAGATTCCGCGGCTGAACTCGGTGAAGGCCCCACCTTCGATCCCGGCACCGGCACGGCCTGGTGGTTCAATATAACAGGCCGGGAGCTGCATGAGCTTCATCTCGAAAGCGGACGACGGAAGGCGATCCATCCCCTTCCCTTCCTCGGCAGCGTCCTTGCCGTGATCGATCCCCTGCGGCAGCTGATCGCCTCCGATCAGGGCCTTTTCCTGCGCGACACCGAAAGCGCAAGGCTCAGCCATTTCGCTACGCTGGAAGAAAAGCCGGGCAACCGTTCCAACGACGGACGCGTCCATCCCTGCGGCGCCCTCTGGATCGGCACGATGGGAAGGAAGGCCGAGAAGCACGCGGGCGCGATCTACCATGTAGCCGGCAGCCGCGTCACCAAGCTCTTCGGCAATATCACTATTCCGAACGCGATCTGCTTCTCTCCGGACGGGGCCACCGCCTACTTCACCGACACCGACGTCAACCATCTGATGCGTGTGGACCTGGATCCGGAGACCGCGCTTCCGACCGGCGACCCGGTGCTGCTTTCGGACGAGAGCACAAACCCGGGCGGGGTCGATGGCGCCGTCTGCGATGCCGACGGGTTGATCTGGAACGCACGCTGGGGTGCGAGTTCCGTGGAGGTCTATAAACCCGACGGACAGAAGGTTGCCCGCTACGCCGTGCCAACGGCGCAGCCGAGCTGCCCGGCCTTTGTCGGCGCCAGGGCCGAAAGGCTTCTGGTGACCTCGGCCTGGCAGGGCATGAATGACGCCGCACGGGCAGCCGACCCGCATGCCGGAAACACCTTCGAGCTCGGCATCGAGGTCAAAGGGCGTTTCGAGCCTGCATTCCGACTCTAG
- a CDS encoding 2-dehydro-3-deoxy-6-phosphogalactonate aldolase, which produces MDRIPLPPMRHPLIAILRGLKPEEAESVVGILIETGFTAIEIPLNSPEPFRSIEMAVNMAPAGCLIGAGTVLRTDQVERLADVGGRLMVSPNVEPAVIRLAATKGMVTMPGVFTPTEALSATAAGASGLKFFPASVLGPAGIAAIRAVLPGDIEIAAVGGVSEVNFADYAAIGIRSFGLGSSLYKPGMSAAQVRQRAVATLAAYDAVYGGKK; this is translated from the coding sequence ATGGACAGAATACCCCTACCCCCGATGAGACACCCGCTGATCGCGATCCTGCGCGGCCTTAAACCGGAGGAGGCGGAAAGCGTGGTTGGGATACTCATCGAGACCGGCTTCACGGCAATCGAGATCCCGCTGAATTCACCGGAACCCTTTCGCTCCATCGAGATGGCCGTCAATATGGCTCCCGCCGGCTGCCTGATCGGCGCCGGTACGGTGTTGAGGACGGACCAGGTGGAACGCCTCGCCGATGTGGGCGGGAGGCTGATGGTGAGCCCCAATGTCGAGCCCGCGGTTATCCGGCTTGCTGCAACGAAAGGCATGGTGACGATGCCCGGCGTTTTCACGCCGACGGAGGCGCTGTCGGCGACCGCCGCCGGAGCCAGCGGCCTGAAGTTCTTTCCGGCGAGCGTGCTCGGCCCTGCCGGCATCGCGGCCATCCGGGCGGTGCTGCCCGGCGATATCGAGATCGCGGCGGTCGGCGGCGTATCGGAAGTCAACTTCGCCGACTATGCAGCGATCGGGATCCGCAGCTTCGGACTGGGTTCGAGCCTCTATAAACCCGGCATGAGCGCCGCGCAGGTGCGGCAACGGGCCGTTGCGACGCTCGCAGCCTACGATGCCGTTTATGGAGGCAAGAAGTGA
- a CDS encoding 2-dehydro-3-deoxygalactonokinase, which produces MTTAGYYAAVDWGTSSFRLWVIGEDGAVLAERRSAEGMTTAAKTGFHKVLDGHLAAVSAPPHLPIIICGMAGARQGWREAGYIETPAPLAEIAGRAIAIPDVDRDIRILPGLAQRDQRYPDVMRGEETQLLGAVALLGSGRHLVCMPGTHSKWVRLAADKVEGFSTFMTGELFEAVSRHTILSHAVAGAETFPADSSAFAEAVSHARHNPALATNLLFSVRAGQLLHGTGAADARAKLSGALIGLEIAGALSGFGPRESVCLVGSGALGRLYRTALEGQGLNVRVVDADEAVRAGLSAAAQSIWPL; this is translated from the coding sequence TTGACGACGGCAGGCTATTATGCCGCAGTGGACTGGGGGACATCGAGCTTCCGCCTGTGGGTCATCGGAGAGGACGGGGCCGTGCTTGCCGAGCGGCGCAGCGCCGAGGGCATGACGACGGCCGCGAAGACGGGTTTTCACAAGGTTCTTGACGGCCATCTCGCCGCCGTCTCCGCGCCCCCGCATTTGCCGATTATCATCTGCGGCATGGCGGGTGCCCGCCAGGGCTGGAGGGAGGCCGGCTATATCGAAACGCCGGCGCCGCTCGCCGAGATTGCCGGCCGTGCCATAGCCATTCCCGATGTCGACCGAGACATCCGCATCCTCCCCGGCCTCGCCCAGCGTGACCAACGATATCCGGATGTCATGCGTGGCGAGGAGACGCAGCTCCTCGGAGCAGTCGCTCTCCTCGGCAGCGGGCGGCATCTCGTCTGCATGCCCGGCACGCACAGCAAATGGGTCCGTCTTGCAGCCGACAAGGTCGAGGGCTTTTCCACCTTCATGACCGGCGAGCTCTTCGAAGCCGTCTCGCGCCACACGATCCTCAGCCACGCGGTGGCGGGAGCCGAAACGTTTCCGGCCGACAGCTCAGCCTTTGCCGAGGCCGTAAGCCACGCGAGGCACAACCCGGCACTTGCGACCAATCTGCTCTTTTCGGTTCGCGCCGGGCAGCTTCTGCACGGCACCGGCGCTGCCGATGCGCGGGCAAAGCTTTCCGGGGCCCTGATCGGCCTTGAGATCGCCGGTGCGCTCTCCGGTTTCGGTCCCCGGGAAAGCGTTTGCCTCGTCGGTTCCGGCGCGCTTGGCAGGCTCTATCGTACCGCGCTGGAAGGCCAGGGTCTCAACGTTCGGGTCGTCGACGCCGATGAGGCGGTGCGAGCCGGCCTTTCCGCTGCAGCCCAGTCGATCTGGCCCTTGTAA